Below is a window of Accipiter gentilis chromosome 20, bAccGen1.1, whole genome shotgun sequence DNA.
AAACCAGCTAATCTGTCCATTTACATCAGCAGTTAGctatacattttcctttccatacTGGCACACttcttttcacttttctcttgGGAAAGGCCAGTTCTCTCTGTGAATACCCATGACTGTGATTAAGGGAAAATGTTGTTTTGCATTCCAACATGCAGTTCTTTTATTTCACAAGTGGATACAGATCACATCACTGCTCCCCAACTGGGAAAGTATTCTAACTGTCAAAGAATGGTTTATGTTACATTATTAAATAGCAAGAGTAGTGGTTTTGACAGGCAGAAACCCAACAAATCTTAGGAAGTCACCAAATATCACAAACACGCATGCTAATGAACTGAAGGGTTTGCAAAGAAGCTGCAATGGACTTTTAGACACAAACAACTTCTGATAATGTATTCTGCTTGGGTGTCAGGAATGAAAGGGAACTGAGTGGAAAAAACTACTgcataaaaccacagaaatttgaaaaaaaaattgacctaTTTAACTGTAGAGTGATGACATCCTAGAACCTTCTCCTCCGCAAAAACCTTACATTGCCACTTACCTGTTTGATTTGTCCAGCCCAAAGCTCTGTACTGCTGCAACACCCGTCCCactgctttcttatttttcacaACAGCCACTGTTCTTGACGGACCAAACCGTTGCTTGTAGTATCTCATTAAAGAACGATGACCCACTCTTGCACCTGTTCAGAGGAGAGGACATCTTATTATGCATAATAAAGCAGCTTCTGAAATGCAGTATTCAAGCGTATTGTGAAAACTGTGGAAAATCCCTAAGCTGAGACATGCTTTTAAAAGGCCCAGAATGTTAAAAACTCTAGGACTGTGAAGAACTCCATGTAATTACTGTAAGAGCTGCTGTACTGTACTCTGCCTTGAAGAAAAGAACCAAAGAGTGCTGTTGTTCAAGAAGGCCTTAGCTCAGACAACAAACTGGCAGTTTTTAGAAAAAATTTTAATTAGGGAAATGAGCAGAGAGGCAATGCTGTTTCAAGTAACCAGGGAGGTAACTTGCTGACATTCAGGAAATCTTCTGTAACTGCACAGTTGGCAGTGCTTTTCAGAATGAAAGGGCTAAGGTCCCCtcataaaaaaaaacaccaaaacaacaaaaaaaatgcaagcaagagCACCAAATGCTATACAGGCAAGAGTAAGGttgattaaataaattaattttaatgaactTGTTTACTGAATTAGTTGCCAGCTGCCTCTCTGCAAAAAACCTACAGTAGATAACCTAAGTTATAGCTTCTCCAAGTTGCACCAAAACAAGATACGGAAACTCTTGGAGTATACCATGAGAGTCGCATGTTAATGAAGAGGTAAAGTGGGCAAAGGAACCCCCTGCCCCAGTCCACATACACATTAATGCTGAAAAAGTTGAACTACTTGGTAGCAAAAATAATGGAAGGTGAGGACAAAACCCCAAAGACACTCAGATGCGAAGTTACTTTCTCCCTtgccaaaggaaaacacttaCAATAATGACTTATGCTGCAGGTAACAGCTGCAGCTACGAGAAATGCAGAGAAAGTACATCGTTACACAAATCCTATGCCTACCTGAAGGAAGGATCAGCTCCATGGTGTCGTCATCATAATCTAACTCTCTCTCTGGTGGGCGCTCTCCAGGCACCTCCGCATCTTCCCCATCCTTGTGATCAGGGTAACTACTCCTGTGGAAGAGTAGCAGTACATGGTTTATACGTGGTGAGCAGCCACAGCTATCCAGACCCATCGCACAGAAGAACTGCCATGTACAGCTACAGCAAGCCACAAACTGTCACATTTCTCCTACCTTGGTTTGAGAGTTCTTCCTAGTAGCACCCTGCCCTGAACAGAGGCTGAAGACAAGGACCACCCTTCCTCCACCTGGATCTATAACTCAGCACATTTCTGCTGCTGCACACTTAACAGAGACTTACAGTGAAAAGCCACCACTGTGCAGCCCACCAGCTCTGCACAGCTACTGAACAAGCGCTCTGAGAAGCAACACTAAATCCATCTGTCCCCAGAACAGGAGGTATTTCTGACCAAAATATACACAGCTTAGGATAAGTTACAGAAAGTTCAACAAGAGCTCTCTAAATCACAGCAGTCCTGTTTAACTCCAgctacctcaaaaaaaaaaaaaaaaaattctcagtagGTATTAAGCCCACAGTCTGCCTAAAAGATAACGGAAGAGACAGTTACGCCCTTTTATGGTCTTGCTGGTACACCGAAATCTAACTCAGTAACAGCAAATATacaaaacagaattcaaaatatattttcacgTGGGACCAGCGTTAGTGGTCACAGGAGAGGAGAACCAATCGTGTTGTTATGCTTACATAGAAAAGTGGTGAAccaccttgtcctggttttggctgggatagagttattttttttttctagtagctcaTACAGTGGTGTGtcttggatttaggatgagaagaatgttgccaacaccctgatgttttcagttgttgctaagtagtgtttatcccaagtcaagggtttttcagcttctcttgcccagccagcaagaaggctggaggggcccaAGGAGTTcggaggcgacacagccaggacagctgacccagactggccaaaggggtattccataccgtgggacatcatgcccagtatataaactggggggagttggctggggaagggggggcacaGGTCGCTGCTGGGGAACTAaatgggcatcagttggcaagtggtaagcaactgcattgtgcatcacttgttttgtatattccaattattttattattgtcatgttattaatgttattattatcataattagtttcttcctttctgttccattaaactgaacctacaagttctacttttttttttttttttccaattctctcccccatcccactgggtgcggggaagtgagtgagcagctgcgtggtgcttagctgcgcACAACGACACAGCTACACAAAATAAGCATCAGAACCAAACAGGACTAAATTTTAAGAATGAATAATAGTTTCTGATGTAATATTCAACTGTCCTTTTGTCTGTCCCCACCTGTGCTCCACTCAAAGAAAAgcattctcacctaaaatcataGAAGTCTGCAAATTCCAGGGCAGCATCTCCGTCTGTGAAGAGTTTGCAGTGACTTTTATCATTCATGTGAGCCTGTACTGCTTCTGTAGAGTAGaaggattttcctttttcattgcaCCAGATGCAGATTTTCCCAACACCAACCTTCTCTCCTGCAGAAAACATTGACACTTCTATTGGTCTGAATAGAGCCTCACTAGTCAATAATTAACATTTCTGTGATGTAGGCTTCCCGGCTTGCAGGCAGAAAGACCAAGAAGAGCCTTGAGCCCTTCATTTCCAGAAAAGCCCTGCTGTTCATATGCCTTGACCCTATGGCTCTATCAGAGACAAGTATGTACATTTAAAGATTTCTTATGACAAGGTACGGATCACTATGTATCCTCAGTAACAAATTTCATACTTCCAATACAGTTTTCTATCTGATACTCCAAAACTATTTTATTCTCATCCTTACTTGTAGATTTCAAGGAAGATACACTTTTTCTAGCTTTTAGCAATCTCAGAAGTACTGTAAACTGATAAGGCAAATACTTGTGATTCATTAGTAGGATAGCACAGTTCATATGCACACTTTAGCAACAGAGTTTTGTCCTAAATTTTGTGTTAGCTGAACAACTTTCTCAACATTATAAAACTACATGAGACCTACAGGGTACATGGCCACATTTCCTCAGCGGGGTTTTCGCTCACTCTCCCCAGAAAGCCTGTGGTTGCTGTTCATGACCAAAATACCAAACTAGACAGCGCTcaaatgttacaaaaaaaaaatcccaaacccaaagcATTTTAAGTCATCTCCAAGTGAAAATAAGCAATAAGAGTATATAATTATCCTGATCAAAGATCAGAGAACATTTACATGCATACCCAGGTATTTGATTAGTCCTCTGAGATCCACAAGGTACTCTATGTCTGGAATGAAGAAACTGTGAACTTTTGTCATATGGGCCACATTTTTCGTGAGAGATCTTGAATGATGGGGACAGAACAAGCAGTCCGTGACTGGTATGGCCCCAACAGCAGAAGAGCTTTCAGCTtctgcctgctcctcctcctcttctcccacacTTTCCATCTCTTCTTCAGAGCCGATGTCTTCATCAGAATCCATATCTTCCCAGTCTTttaaaggaagtttaaaaaatatttacttatatGATTACTTCtcccaagcaaaacaagtcccaAGTAAGTTAGAAAAAGTTATCAtggaaaatgctgcattttctatTCTTACAGCTAAGTGCCACACAGTCACTTCCAGGTGCAAGAATATAACATTGCCAGTAGAACGTGTTTCTTTATAAGACGTACAGCAAATCTCAAGTCTGCCCATAAAAAAGTTGGCAGACCCagtattctcccccccccccctcaattttCTCAACTATTAACACTTTATTGCTGTTTTAAAGCCTTAAATGTAATTCACCACAGCACAAGAACACAAGCATGGCTGAGTAAAAACAATACAACTGTCAGAATCATGAAAATACTCATTTCCAGCAGTGATTGAGCAGTGAGGGAAAACACACTCCTGTTCATGCTTACATCTTTAACAACAGAGAAGAACAAAGCCAGCTGTCACAGATGCACTAGGTTATGTTATATGTTAGTATATGCCAACATATACTAACAATTTTACACGTTTGCAAGATTACTGCAGAGCTCATTAATGGACAGATGAACCAGCAATCTGACTATACTGCTAGAAGGGTCTAGAAATCTTTTTTAAGGAGTTCAGATCTGGGGCAGTAAGCATTTCCCAGTACTCTGTTCCTACTGGTTCCCTTCCAACCGCCATGTGCAGAGTGTTTGAGAACAGGTAACAGTGCTCCTCAGTGTTGTAGGCTGCTAGTTAGAGACATTCACTATAGGATATAGTTTAATCATTTTAAAAGCCTGACACTGAATTTACAGGACTTGTAGGAAACATTCATGGAcaaacactgaaaaggaaaattaacattCAGAAACCTACTGAGGTTTTAGCATTACAATTTGACTAACACATTAATACAAAACAGGTGCAAGTTGGCTCCTTCTTGAGATGTTAAGATGTATGTTCAGAGGTATAAGTCTCTTCTCCTGTAGAAGAGACTCCCTGCATTGCAACTGAAATTTCACCAGCATAAAACTGCTATAACAGATGTAATAACATGACACAATGGTTTCAGTAATAAGCCTGGCATAGGATGGTCCCACTTCATTCATAACTGTCCCCTTGCTGCAGTTTAATCACCCCACTCAACTGTTCCAATAGATGCGTTTGGAGCTGCACTGTAAACTACAGCACTGAAAGcatccaggttaaaaataacccttttcTGGGAATTCTGAAGCTCTGATCTTTTAAGTTGTCCACTTTCCAGGCTGACCTTCAACAAAGAGCTGTATCCACACAAGCAGTGACGGTGAAGCACCAGGAACAGGCAGCTGGGGTGGCAACTCTTAAAGCAATTTTAATATAGATGCCAACGTGTTGAGAAGCTATGCCACACAGTGTCAGGCTAAGGAGCAAACTTTGTCCTCTGGTCTTGATTGgcggagaaaaacaaaaccaatgccaCACCCACCCCCCTTCAACAGATTAGTAAAGCAATTGATGGGACAACAGCAAATCATCGTGATTCGATTTTGgttcatctgtttttcagaagtagTTTTAGGGTAACCTTTTATGTTAGCCTTCCTTAAAGGAAACTTCCCCTAGAATTTTACGTGGGAAAAAGCGCTCACACTAGTGACTGTTTATATTCAACCTTCACACACATTAGTATCTTGCCCAACTGGCAGTTCAGACACCAACACAGAGTCCTTGACTACAAGCACAGGCCAACCTTAACTCCTTTGTTAAGCTGAAAATCTAATCAACAGGAAGAGCTTTTGTGATGGAAAATGCTGTACTAGTACAGAAATAGAGGGAGGCTTTTACAAAAAAACAACTACATAGCTTACCCCAAGCTATGTCTTGTGAGTATGTTCATTGCCTTACCTTCTTCCatatcctcttcttcctctgcttgtTGTTTGGCCAGCTTCTTTGCCTGCTGTTCAAACCACTGTACCCGTGGAGGTTTTTCCCATCGTTCTCTACTCTGTGATAAGATGGGGCTTCCCGTAGAAACTGGAGAGCTACTTGCATTACCAGGAGGTAAAGGTGTCTTCTTCGGAGATGAAGATGGCTGAGCTCTGATGGCTTGCTGAATAGCTGCGTTCATTTCATCTTTGTTTACACTCTCCAGGGCCAGTCCCTTTTCCAGGttcttttcatttaatattttcacCTTCTTGCTGACAGCTTGAACAGCTTTCTTCTCCAACTCCAGGTGCTTCTTGGACTTCAAGTGATTCTCGTAGGCATTGAAGGTGGAGAATCTCTTGCTGCAAACTGTGCAGTAAGTGGCAGTGACTTTGTTCTGCTCCTCTGCTACTGCTCTCTGCGCTAGGACTCTCTCTTGGAAATTCTCAGCAGTCACAGGAGGCATGTCAGCAACCTTACGCTTCAGGTTGTATCTGTGCCAGTCAGTTTTGTAATGGGCACGCTGAATGTCAGCATCCTTGAAAGCCACACGGCAAGTGATACAAGTGTAGGTTGCCATTACtagaaagcagggaaaaaaaaattataatcatgCTAATGAAGATAAGTAACAGCCacgaaaaaccccaaacacaacatCCTGACAGCACCCATGTAAGGCAGCATGAGACATACAGTTCTGGTACAGAATTAAATTTATTAAACACTGGCATTAGCAAACATCTGTGTGCTAGAAGgagccaaagaagaaaaaaaaaaaaaagactttgataTAGTTATCAGAGATTACTCGTAAGACAGCAGCATCTGAGCATTCCAGCTCTGGGCCCAGCACCAACTGTGCTTGTCAGGTCTCGGACACAGAACGAGAGGGTTCCCAGCCTTAGCAGCAGTGCACTTTTTAGTGAAGATCAGAAACTAAAGGTTCTTATCAAGCTTGTGTTCTGCCAACTATAGGCTTTTGAGGAGACTAGCAATTCCTCCAAAATAAGGGTAAAAAGGGAAAACCTGCTTTCATGcctattttccattttccacagccttaccaaatagaaaaaaaacttaccacatttaaaaataaaaccctctcTCAGCTATTTTGGAGCAGCACACGCACTGTCAACAACGCTTCACCCCACAGAACTGTTAATCTGGAGATGCAGTCAGTCAAGCCTATATCCAGGGCTTGAAGCCACTGCTACCCTGATCTTCCTCCACTTCCCACCATCCCATCCAGCTGCGTTACTGGGACTGCCACAGGACATCTGGAGGGCAGTGACCTGTGACTGATGCTGTCCCTTCCAAAGCcacacattttcttccttttcagtgcttaaaaaaacttaacctttttttttttttttgaaacaaagttgATGGAATCTCTTGAATGCTccaaaagcaaagatgaaaaaaccATGATCTAACCAGAGATCCCTATAGCCACTCCCATCTTTTAAGCAATTTAGAAACAAACTATAGTTTAatctggtaaaaagaaaaaaaaaaaaagaaaagaaagaataataatgaaaagaaaaaataataataaaataataataatgaaaataatgaaataataataatgaaaagaaaaataataataataataatacatgaGGAGGAGGGGGTCTGAAAGCAGGTAGAGGAACAGCAGCCCCTCCCAAAAGCTATcaacagagagaagcagcagtgaaagaCACAAACATGCACAGAGTTGAAAAGTAGTTTATCAAACGTTCTTACCTTGGAAGAGCTGGATTCCAAATGTACTGCTTGCGTTATCTGTAATCGTACCGGGACACAAAAcacattaacagaaaataaaggcCAGGCTACATTATTTGAATTACTGTAAGCATCCATTCAGTGTAACAGATgctttttgtttcagagaaaaacGTGAAGGATCCCAATTGCTCTCTGAAGCATCTCCCCCCACCTGCAGAGCTCTCCATCCCCTTCCCAGCCCAAGCAGGTATTTTACTGCCATAAACCAACCGGCGCAGAATCACGTTTGCTGTCAATCACAGACAGAACAGTTTGAACCGGTTTATTACAGGTGGAGAGCAGCTACACGCTAGGTTACCCTGGGGgcgattaaaaaaaacccccaaaccaaaccaaaaccagatcaGAGGCAGAGGGATGTAACTGAAAGGATCCAAACCCGTAAACCTTCCTACCTGACTGCCaagtggagaaaaaggaaaaacaattacaCCGCAAGGATGGGGGCAGGCTCAGGCCGCCGCCTGACGCGACTGGGCCAGGGCTGTCGGGGACACCCTCAGGCCGCGcaggccgcccggggccgggccgggcctcaccctccccgccacccccggcggagccgagccgagccgggccgggccacCCTCGCCGGACACGTACCTGTAGCCCTCGGTACCGGGAGTCCCTCCGCGCCG
It encodes the following:
- the ZNF622 gene encoding cytoplasmic 60S subunit biogenesis factor ZNF622 — encoded protein: MATYTCITCRVAFKDADIQRAHYKTDWHRYNLKRKVADMPPVTAENFQERVLAQRAVAEEQNKVTATYCTVCSKRFSTFNAYENHLKSKKHLELEKKAVQAVSKKVKILNEKNLEKGLALESVNKDEMNAAIQQAIRAQPSSSPKKTPLPPGNASSSPVSTGSPILSQSRERWEKPPRVQWFEQQAKKLAKQQAEEEEDMEEDWEDMDSDEDIGSEEEMESVGEEEEEQAEAESSSAVGAIPVTDCLFCPHHSRSLTKNVAHMTKVHSFFIPDIEYLVDLRGLIKYLGEKVGVGKICIWCNEKGKSFYSTEAVQAHMNDKSHCKLFTDGDAALEFADFYDFRSSYPDHKDGEDAEVPGERPPERELDYDDDTMELILPSGARVGHRSLMRYYKQRFGPSRTVAVVKNKKAVGRVLQQYRALGWTNQTGTVFAQQRDMQYLQRMKSKWMLKTGMSNNATKQMHFRVQVRF